A window of the Besnoitia besnoiti strain Bb-Ger1 chromosome VI, whole genome shotgun sequence genome harbors these coding sequences:
- a CDS encoding hypothetical protein (encoded by transcript BESB_065960), whose amino-acid sequence MGASAASAALAPLGGATPPQAHARLAPSAATATPPRAATGSPRAPPRGAAAGLHASGSPEVAVRDARGSTPGVRRQVEATDGDGGAAVVLDLTILSSSSEGNGSPTTSGRRETEALPLAAARGGQESDCEADRPRRLRDAEPTGSLLRSLSFLRRRRTADGREAATRLTEAAAEPSGSSRPAEETARRDDAKAGKRSLARRLRAGRSAPGGAGGATTQSKDLAQRDPDEGEVKIRKRAMRRWEEGGGGDADWLRSDEDALACVSRRDKRSDPRCWVDKYAPREIGDLLQAPQKIQQFIEFLKPFASPASSPPASSASNPRPDRGLRDPARRGLPDSSAAAEDDVAVHTDEGLTIDSKAAAAAAGACAQGSAGVTSEGASPLTENAFASADVLPVAPLICVIQGPSGCGKRAMATTVAAALNLGVVEWEEETPSTQTRHCGGGLGAGGDFFAASSLGDSLLRFLAQAQSKAPLPTLTLPPPERLYSRGHSPSGVCPPRPGGDSGTGVAAWSLTCAADSQPTACVASGAFASLPLPSTQARGGKVERGAQDASSGPYPPSAGPRAASATSASRPAEPGCRQVALLRQLPSTLFRRSPAFVRKAAAYLEGLLREHFAAQRRAARLREKAAVVAADALQPLVICIGNSREEIQGIRKILPAGELGERGVLHLKLNPVPVAKLRPFLLRVLAEEELLPSPSAPLGATLSASKAAALLAALPSVDLPAILHISDGDVRHALTSLQFAAAGAAPETPSPSARGSRGSRRDVDAGWSTSEGESDDRSKSRPRLSRRKRARAAEACGCGSRRRGGGARPREESDLSRTAREAADETRAEELCEGGKDEKWDFFHALGKILYNKRLLRVEQFNSPRAPANDSEGPQVARASDAPSSPLGERWSCCASSAAAARGKFCVCRRAPSQCGEPEEGGSSCVEGSFSATGDETLAASRQVLEASLASPICERPAGSRQGTAAGAVRAMMRPTTSSTAGAEAEELLEELDLADLDDIFEAMDSLDTLEADSVTLVSAMASCPRLAGAHALAAAAPLLCASRAPASSDSPLPSSYAVSSSGLSSPPPPSACEASSSPPASPACAPVSLRSFGGGDSGSPASAFPPQVDSPGRDSQTRLQRERDVAWDFQLTRPADPLPRAACRCASLLLSEGEAARREETLWSSGGDASHAYALFDGLSSSFLWALRGHTPPLRLNTAAPPPSPLRSAASPARSCLLSSPSRPSAFAASSAASLLAAPASSAVVAQAPWPLLFHKRTRPRLYFSPEKLLEQTPCDWEHFASLLQENFLVFFADLFDVAATTAHLSDVDAVFGGVGLYSGSAVARAGDGEVPHHVSLLRAWFSAIIAARAVLDSNTHPCAPGNWPETRGPTYPGARASRPNFFSFKKSRMPALRRQVGLRCGVWCTYTAGVRRRLGELTETSLAAERRARESWATKPKVNRSHALPRAESFLRLPPSAVRSIEESNPDQKDALHVSFSSSAAWTPPPPADPRGVAGARSVRTPKRAHIPSFRSCATRLPAARPALKALAPPAAAALLVAQSVLSREAALDRCFESPPAAAWAWRGVHGVLGLSASRFFTEVLPYVTNQIRALERSQSRPPWSAASRNRGGGRADAEGPRGASAGPLLPSPHAAGAASNVHSQSLSEAAGQAAASGPRDREGRSPFSAGCLEFLRGVEAPILEKLRGLSSSPGERGASSSGLSWAAGGVAARPPQSRAVGGDEEDLEEDVYQTDALLDSWAGAIPLPPPFFADAELPLSGERTRETGSNSQDSGPVGVSAQRAGWPATGGAASAGGGSGGKDGDDDIEDV is encoded by the exons atgggcgcctctgcggcgtccgcggccttAGCCCCGCTAGgtggcgcgacgccgcctcaaGCGCACGCTCGGCTGGCGCCTTCGGCTGCAActgcgactccgccgcgggcggccaCGGGATCGCCTCGAGCCCCacctcgaggcgcagcagccggccTTCATGCCAGCGGCAGCCCTGAGGTGGCAGTGCGCGACGCCCGGGGCAGCACGCCGGGCGTCCGGCGGcaggtggaggcgacggatggcgacggcggcgcagcagtcGTTCTTGACCTCACCattctctcttcgtcctctgagGGCAACGGGAGTCCGACAACGAGCGGGCggcgggagacagaggcgctgcctcttgcggcggcgcgtggaggGCAGGAGAGCGACTGCGAGGCCGACAGGCCGCGAAGGTtgcgagacgcggagccgACGGGCTCGCTGCTTCGCAGTCTGTCATtccttcggcggcgcagaacggccgacgggcgcgaggcggcgacgcgtctaacagaagccgctgcagagcccAGCGGTTCATCTCGCCccgcagaagagacggcaagacgcgacgacgcgaaggcgggaAAACGGTCTcttgcgcggcggctgcgggcgggGCGATCAGCGCCGGGAGGCGCGGGtggcgcgacgacgcagagcaaAGACTTGGCGCAGCGAGACCCTGATGAAGGAGAAGTGAAAATACGAAAGAGAGCCATGCGCAGATGGGAGGAAGGTGGAGGCGGGGACGCGGATTGGCTTCGGTCTGACGAAGACGctctcgcgtgcgtctcgcggcgaGATAAAAGAAGCGATCCGCGATGCTGGGTCGATAAAtacgcgccgcgagagatAGGCGATCTTcttcaggcgccgcagaagatcCAGCAATTCATCGAATTTTTGAAgccgttcgcctcgccggcctcctcgcctcctgcctcaTCTGCCTCGAATCCGCGCCCAGATCGAGGGTTGCGCgaccccgcgcgccgcgggctcccTGActcctcggccgccgcggaggacgacgtcGCTGTCCACACTGACGAGGGATTGACAATCGActcgaaggccgccgccgccgccgcaggggctTGCGCCCAGGGCAGCGCGGGCGTCacgagcgaaggcgcgtcgcctctgacGGAAAATGCTTTCGCCTCGGCGGACGTGCTGCCCGTTGCGCCGCTGATCTGCGTCATCCAGGGGCCCTCAGGCTGCGGCAAGCGTGCGATGGCGACCaccgtggcggcggcgctgaacTTGGGCGTTGTCGAGTGGGAAGAGGAGACACccagcacgcagacgcgacactgcggaggaggactcggcgccggcggcgactttttcgcagcctcttcgctgGGCGATTCGCTCCTCAGATTTCTCGCCCAGGCGCAGTCCAAAGCGCCCCTCCCCACACtcacgctgccgcctcctgaGCGACTCTACAGTCGCGGGCACTCTCCTTCCGGTGTatgtccgccgcggcctggcgGAGACAGTGGGACCGGGGTTGCGGCTTGGAGCCTGACTTGCGCGGCAGACTCTCAGCCGACCGCCTGCGTTGCCTCCGGTgctttcgcttctctgcctctcccgtcgacgcaagcgcgaggcggcaaggtggagcgcggcgcccaggACGCCTCTTCCGGTCCTTATCCGCCTTCCGCAGggccgcgtgcggcgtcggCCACCTCTGCGTCGAGGCCTGCAGAGCCCGGCTGCCGGCAGgtcgcgcttctgcggcaGTTGCCCTCGACGCTGTTTCGGCGGTCGCCGGCCTTTGTCCGTAAGGCTGCGGCGTACCTCGAGGGACTCCTCCGCGAGCACTttgccgcgcagaggcgggcggcgcgcctgcgggagaaggcggcagtggtcgcggcggacgcgctccAGCCGCTGGTCATTTGCATCGGGAACTCCCGCGAGGAGATTCAAGGCATCCGGAAGATCCTTCCTGCGGGTGAactcggcgagcgcggcgtcctGCACCTAAAGCTCAACCCAGTGCCGGTCGCAAAG CTTCGGCcgtttcttctgcgcgtgTTGGCTGAGGAAGAGCTGCTACcatcgccgtctgcgccacTGGGCGCGACGCTGTCGGCGAGCaaggctgctgcgctgcttgccgcgctgccgtctgTCGATCTCCCGGCGATTCTGCACatcagcgacggcgacgtgAGGCACGCCCTCACGTCGCTGCagttcgcggcggccggcgcggcgccggagaccccttcgccgtcggcgcgaggcagcagggGGTCGCGCCGAGACGTTGATGCGGGATGGAGCACCTccgaaggagagagcgacgatCGTTCGAAGTCCAGGCCGCGGTTgtcgcggcggaagcgcgcgcgagcggcggaggcctgcggctgcggctcgagacgacgaggcgggggTGCGCGACcccgagaggagagcgacttATCCCGCAcggcgcgagaagcggcCGACGAGACGCGTGCGGAGGAACTGTGCGAGGGCGGCAAAGATGAAAAATGGGACTTCTTTCACGCCCTCGGGAAGATCCTCTACAACAAGCGCCTCCTTCGTGTTGAACAGTTCAACAGCCCGCGTGCGCCCGCGAACGACAGCGAAGGGCCGCAGGTCGCACGCGCGTCAGACGCCCCGTCTTCTCCCCTAGGGGAgcgctggagctgctgcgcctcgtccgctgcggcggctcgcgggaAGTTCTgtgtctgtcgccgcgcgccgtcgcaaTGCGGCGAACCAGAagagggaggcagcagctgcgtggaGGGGTCCTTCAGCGCGACGGGCGACGAGACGCTGGCCGCAAGCAGACAGGTTTTAGAGGCGTCCTTGGCGTCCCCCATTTgcgagaggcccgcgggctCTCGACAAGgcacggcggcgggggcggtgCGGGCGATGATGCGTCCGACGACCAGCAGcacggcaggcgcggaggcggaggagctctTAGAGGAGCTTGACCTCGCAGACTTGGATGATATCTTCGAGGCTATGGATTCTCTCGACACTTTGGAGGCCGACTCTGTCACGCTGGTCTCGGCGATGGCCTCCTGTCCTCGCCTTGCGGGTgcgcacgcgctcgccgctgcagccccgtTGCTTtgtgcttcgcgcgcgcctgcttcctCGGATTCGCCTTTGCCGTCCTCCTACGCCGTCTCGTCGTCGGGACTTTcttccccgcctccgccgtcggcttgcgaggcgtcgtcttcgccgccagcctctcccgcttgcgcgcctgtctccctgagaagcttcggcggcggcgactcggGCAGCCCCGCGAGTGCCTTTCCGCCGCAGGTCGACTCTCCAGGGCGAGACTCGCAGACtcgtctgcagagagaaagagacgtCGCGTGGGATTTCCAGCTGACGAGGCCTGCCGACCCTTTGCCACGAGCAGCCTGTCGCTGCGCATCGCTGCTGCTATcggaaggcgaagccgcgcggcgcgaagagacactctggtccagcggcggcgacgcgagccaCGCCTACGCACTCTTTGACG GactctcttcgtccttcctctgggctctgcgcggccaCACACCACCCCTGCGCCTCaacacggcggcgccgcccccctcgcctctgcgaagCGCAGCTTCGCCGGCTCGCTCGTGtttgctttcttcgccttcaagACCTTCAGCgttcgctgcttcttccgctgcctctttGTTGGCCGcccccgcgtcttctgcggtcgtggcgcaggcgccgtgGCCGCTGCTGTTCCACAAGCGGACGCGCCCTCGGCTGTATTTCTCACCTGAAAAGCTGCTGGAGCAGACGCCCTGCGACTGGGAGCACtttgcctctctcctccaAGAGAACTTccttgtcttcttcgctgacCTATTCGACGTCGCCGCAACCACAGCCCACCTCTCGGACGTGGACGCCGTCTTCGGCGGGGTCGGCTTATATTCGGGCTCGGCGGTTGCTcgggcaggcgacggcgaagtgCCTCACCACGtctcgcttctgcgcgctTGGTTTTCTGCGATcatcgctgcgcgcgccgttcTCGACAGCAACACACATCCCTGCGCGCCTGGGAATTGGCCCGAAACCCGAGGGCCTACCTAcccgggcgcgcgggcctcgcggccgaACTTTTTTTCCTTCAAAAAGAGCCGCATGcccgccctgcggcggcaggtCGGCTTGCGGTGCGGCGTgtggtgtacgtacactgcgGGCGTGCGACGCCGACTCGGCGAGCTGACGGAGACGTCGCTTGCGGCCgagaggcgtgcgcgcgagagctggGCGACGAAGCCCAAAGTCAATAGATcccacgcgctgccgcgagcgGAAAGTTTCTTACGCTTGCCTCCCTCAGCGGTGCGTTCGATTGAAGAATCCAATCCTGACCAGAAGGACGCGTTGCATGTGAGTTTTTCGTCGTCAGCGGCCTggactccgccgccgcctgcagatcCGCGCGGCGTGGCGGGTGCGCggagtgtacgtacaccgaAGCGCGCGCACATCCCTAGTTTCCGCTCGTGCGCGActcgcctgcctgcggccCGTCCGGCTTTgaaggccctcgcgccccccgcggcggcggccttgcTGGTCGCGCAGTCTGTGTTGTCTCGCGAGGCCGCGTTAGACCGTTGTTTTGAAagtccgccggcggcggcgtgggcCTGGCGCGGGGTCCACGGCGTTTTGGGGCTCTCCGCGAGCCGATTTTTCACTGAAGTGCTGCCCTACGTGACGAATCAAAtccgcgcgctggagcgaaGTCAGTCGAGGCCGCCCTGGAGCGCTGCGTCACGCAATCGAGGCGGGggacgcgcggacgcggagggcccgcgaggcgcgagcgcgggccctctcctcccgtcgccgcacgcggctgGGGCGGCGAGTAATGTTCACTCTCAATCGCtgagcgaggccgccggccaAGCGGCAGCCTCAGGTCCACGAGACCGCGAGGGGAGGAGCCCGTTCAGTGCAGGCTGCCTGGAGTTTCTacgcggcgtcgaggcgccgattcttgagaagctgcgcggcctctcgagCTCGCCCGGCGAGcggggcgcctcctcctcgggtCTCAGCTGGGCGGCTggcggggtcgcggcgcgtccgccgcagagTCGCGCGGTCGGCGGTGACGAGGAAGACTTGGAAGAGGACGTATATCAGACAGATGCCTTGCTGGACAGCTGGGCGGGGGCCattccgctgccgcccccgtTTTTCGCCGACGCAGAACTGCCCCTATCTGGCGAACGCACCCGGGAGACAGGATCGAACAGCCAGGACTCGGGCCCGGTcggtgtctccgcgcagagggcCGGATGGCCTGCGACCGGAGGCGCAGCcagcgcaggaggaggctcCGGGGGTAAGGACGGGGACGACGACATTGAGGACGTGTGA
- a CDS encoding hypothetical protein (encoded by transcript BESB_065970): MGNPWGDSSRSRSSGGGAPCCHDNAAGSGATPREAPSDNSVPLAAHACHEAASATFYDDCGGCDAREGDEPHCTPLEGVAIQQRGRASPNEPVGEKKIASPELLHLLKMRRPQKGTRDAGREPRGRGAGWNRGHGQRCDGSQIAGKDSLPADRGPPGRRSPSECPLRVHEDPLPSSNSTHATRRERGKEVSQWIRWTAAPGAPEDRLPVALGLDKIAFSSSDDDEGSGDRRRLLEKSMTSATQVDAAKADTYAPSLSRTDGATASAPSHPESDAAPEGGVSEPAAIRRSTATTPTAGASAANEKADETVAKGARDPRRRSARLRQVSPDEGFGQPAVPQSRHHAQAACERPSSIASLVTPVRSRQGIVEQGERMNHSGDPTVRRGSQRATDTVSAEDWSETRGPPGGPQGSGGGPAERGENPLETGGEAALNGAAASAVLRSLADSPEHAVRRPGEPPRSCSAPADRSAPFPPARQSDTASVGRSPSQTPCPPPSGSLHPLAVGSASAASAQAAELAAFRLPPPSWTEGVLNGGCDAAQGALPSADDHRAMLGASLTFLSDSAQCLPMQAALAARGVARLVGDRILLTKAEDLETQEMNGGDADARDLALIKLPSGRYYSQRAFDATRGSYLAEQDIQLVRLRLRHVREQRQIRRAIANLLRSHREEMTAVEKRHREELEFIESRERRLLQTQDDEVRRLEEFQLQQNLSRALRILHRQQQRPVDPRRER; this comes from the exons ATGGGGAACCCTTGGGGCGACTCATCACGCAGCCGTAGTAGTGGGGGCGGAGCCCCCTGCTGTCACGACAACGCGGCAGGCAGCGGTGCGACACCAAGAGAAGCGCCGTCTGACAACTCCGTGCCGCTAGCAGCGCACGCTTGCCACGAGGCCGCGTCAGCTACTTTCTATGACGATTGTGGCGGCTGTGATGCTCGCGAGGGTGACGAACCGCACTGCACTCCCCTAGAGGGTGTCGCGATCCAGCAGCGCGGAAGAGCCTCTCCTAATGAACCAGTTGGGGAGAAGAAAATAGCGTCGCCGGAGTTGTTGCATTTGCTCAAAATGCGCCGGCCTCAGAAGGGCACACGAGATGCAGGAAGAGAGCCGaggggccgcggcgcagggtgGAATCGCGGCCACGGCCAGCGCTGTGACGGCAGCCAAATAGCCGGAAAGGATTCGCTGCCCGCGGACAGAGGGCCCCCGGGGCGCAGATCCCCGTCTGAATGCCCGTTGCGAGTTCACGAAGACCCCTTGCCTTCATCCAACAGCAcgcacgcgacgcggagggagcggGGAAAAGAAGTGAGCCAGTGGATTCGCtggacggcggcgcccggggCCCCAGAAGACAGACTGCCTGTGGCGCTCGGGCTAGACAAAATCGCATTCTCGTCTtctgacgacgacgagggctcGGGggaccggcggcggctgctggaaAAATCCATGACGAGCGCGACACAagtcgacgcggcgaaggcagacaCCTACGCCCCTTCACTTAGTAGAACTGACGGTgcgaccgcgagcgcgccctcTCACCCCGAGTCAGACGCAGCCCCTGAAGGCGGGGTCTCGGAGCCCGCCGCCATTCGTCGGTCGACGGCCACCACCCCAActgccggcgcgtctgcagctaACGAAAAGGCGGACGAAACCGTGGCTAAGGGGGCGCGGGACCCcaggaggcgctcggcgcgacTTCGGCAAGTCTCGCCAGATGAGGGCTTCGGGCAGCCCGCAGTGCCGCAATCGCGCCACCACGCGCAGGCTGCCTGCGAACGGCCGTCCTCAATCGCGAGCCTCGTGACCCCGGTGCGAAGCCGCCAAGGAATCGTGGAGCAAGGCGAGAGGATGAATCACTCAGGAGACCCGACTGTGAGGCGTGGCTCACAGCGCGCGACAGATACGGTAAGTGCGGAAGACTGGTCGGAGACAAGAGGGCCTCCGGGGGGTCCGCAGGGGAGCGGGGGCGGGCCAGCAGAGCGCGGGGAAAACCCCCTCGAAacaggaggcgaagcagcgctaaacggcgcagcggcaTCTGCTGTTCTGAGGAGCCTTGCAGACTCTCCTGAGCACGCAGTGCGTCGCCCGGGCGAGCCGCCTCGGTCTTGCAGTGCGCCCGCCGACCGCAGCGCGCCTTTCCCTCCTGCCCGCCAAAGCGACACCGCATCTGTCGGCCGTTCGCCGTCCCAAActccctgcccccccccttcgGGCTCGCTGCATCCGCTGGCTGTCGGCTCGGCCTCAGCCGCTTCCGCTCaagccgcggagctcgctgCCTTTCGTCTGCCCCCTCCCTCCTGGACAGAGGGCGTGTTGaacggcggctgcgacgctgcGCAAGGCGCGCTGCCCTCTGCAGATGACCACAGAGCCATGCTGGGCGCCTCGTTGACGTTTTTATCCGACAGCGCGCAGTGCCTGCCGATGCAGGCGgccctcgctgcgcgcggagtgGCACGGCTTGTGGGCGACAGGATCCTGTTAACTAAAGCTGAAGACCTGGAGACTCAGGAAATgaacggaggcgacgcggacgcgcgcgacctTGCGCTGATAAAGCTGCCCTCAGGGAGGT ATTACTCGCAGAGGGCCTTTGATGCGACTCGGGGGAGCTACTTGGCTGAACAGGACATTCAGCtcgttcgcctgcgcctgagGCACgtccgcgagcagcgccagaTTCGGCGCGCAATAGCGAATCTGCTTCGAAGCCACAGGGAAGAGATGACCGCGGTGGAAAAACGACACCGAGAAGAGCTCGAGTTCATCGAAAgccgcgagcgtcgcctgctgcagactcAGGATGACGAAGTGCGCCGGCTCGAGGAGTTTCAGCTGCAACAAAATCTGTCGAGGGCCCTCCGCATTCTTcaccggcagcagcagcggcccgTGGATCCAAGACGCGAACGCTAG